The sequence TTTGTCCGAGCAGGTTGATGAAACGCAGTCCGAGGTCGCGTCTTTTTAGCCGGCAACGACAGAAGGGAACGTAGCTTCTGGCACTGGTCGCACAGATTAAGCACAGTTGTGACACTGGCCGCGTTTAGAAGCGGTTCTCTGAGTGACGTCACAGCACCACGGTCTCGAACCTTCTCCAGTCCTGGTCCGATAACTTCTTACAAAGTTAAACCCTTTCTGAGCTCTCATCCTCTCTTGGTACTTTCATATTATGGATTTACAGCATtggtcagacgcccttatccagagtgaattacggtcagtagttacagggacagtcccccctggagacactcagggttaagtgtcctgctcagggacacaatggtagtacgtggggtttgaacctgggtcttacgGTTCATGGGCGactgtgtcacccactaggctactactgccaTCAAATTTACAGTGTGGGGCGTGGAAATATATCCGCACCTCATAACGGCAAATAATctttcacaaaaacacacacttgtctGAACGTTTAAGGGTCATGCAGTGATGACGTTTTGACCAGGGATACAATTTGTTGTCGTTTCCGTGGAAGCAGGGAAGGAACAGGGCTGCATAGACGGCAGTGACACTGACAAAATATTACGTTAGTCTTCAGATGCTCCGTACTGGAAAAGAATGGAATTTTGCAATCGATAATGGtcctgggggtggggggattaTCTAGTCTCCAGATTTTCTGACGGCACCAGTATTGGTGGGCCAATATGGCCATGTAAGGTGTGGTTTTATGTCCCTTATCAGTGGGAcggtgttggcctagcgggtaaggaagtggccccgtaatcagaaggttgccatgagcaaagcagcgtccccacacactgctccccgggcgcctgtcacggctgcccactgctcgccaagggtgatggttaaaagcagagggcacgtttcattgtgtcaccgtgtgctgtgcttcacaatgacaatcacttaataaTAATGTGCTTTTGCTGTTTAAATCTGTTTATATGAAGTTACAAATGCATAATTGAATCCCGATGTTAATAATGTTCATTATACGTTACCAACCTGTAGGTCACAGAGGATGAAAAAGTGTCACAGGTCAAACAGCTGGTCTCGGAGCATCTGAACATTCCCCCAAATCAGCAGCGTTTGCTCTACAAAGGGAAAGCCCTTGCAGGTAGGCAGCAGGCACGATACCTCCTGGATGTTTTTTGGTTTCCTGTCCAAAATGGAGTCTCTCACCATTTGGCTTAATCCTTCAGACGAACACCGGCTCAGTGACTATTCCATTGGTCACGAGGCCAAACTGAACCTAGTGATTCGGCCCGCTTCAGAGAAGAGTGCGGGTATGGGGGTGACCGGCGGCGGTTCCGGCAGCGGTGCCGGAGTGTGGCACTCACTGTCCACTGTGCTCGCGAAGCATTTTAGCCCGGCAGATGCTGCGAAAGTACAGGAACAACTGATCAAGGTATGGTCCACGGGGCGGGGGAATAGTGGGCTCTCTTAACCAAAAACAATGACCTATAGGGCCATGGGAGGAGCATTTATTATATCCTGATTGGGTGCCACCCACAATGCCTGTCCTGGATCAGATTCCCCACCCCCGCTTTCAAGGAATGGCGCAAAAGTGCTCAGTAGGCATCTACAGAGGGGGTAAAATGAGTAGAGAAGCTAGTTTGCAGATGAGGTGAACTTGTGTGCCATGGTTTTGTGTCTTATTCGCTAAGGTTTTACGTGTGTTCTGGTTTTCTCTAACCTGCTCTGGTGATTGGTGGAAAAAGAGAAACTACAGgaactacatttcccatcatCCCTTGTCTGAGCTGCAGGTACTGGTCTGAGGGTAATAATAGCAGCATGTTCAACGTGTGCCTTTTTAGAGGGAGGATTCAGTGCAACGCGGAACAAAGCCTCCTCGTAGAGCAGCGTTTCATGGTCCTGCTCACGGAGAGCCccaggttttcttttttgtcttgtttgtgaCATTTCCCCTGAACCCTGCCAATTTGTCACAGCAAATCATATGCTGCCATTATTACCCTTAGATCAGCAACTGCAGTTCAGACACGGGGatgatgggaaatgtagttcCCATAGTGTCGCTTACACAAAAACATAGAAGCTTTCTTCTAAAGGCCAcaaagccttctccaaatcttTATCCAAGGGGAACATGGTGTGCAAAATTATGAAGTCCTGTTCAGTACTTTACAATATAAGCTCTATAAAACCATTCTTGCTCTTGATTTGTGTGAAATAGTCATAAAAGTGCTTCCTAGTCATGCTTTTCATGTTCTGTTCCTTCACAGGACTACGAACGCTCCCTCAGGCAGCTGAGTCTGGATGATATTGAACGTCTGGCAGGGCGCATGCTCCACCCAGAAGCAGAGGGCATGGACACGTCATTCATGGACTGAGCAAGGAATGAGCCGGCGCACGGCCAATTCCTAAAGATTAAAACCAGACTTTTGACAGGggtgttcagttttttttaagtggatatttgttttttccccctttcttttaAGGTTTGGaattattaacaattaaaaagcaGTTTTATACATATAAACAGCATCCTATTACTGTTTAAATTATCAAGCAGAATTCTGCTGACATCTACTGAGAAACTCTTGTAAATATCATGTAAAGGACAATAAAAGAATTAAATATTGTAAAGTATGTTTATTTGTAGGTTCTCTTCTGAGTTTCCTGTGGTGACTTTGATGCAGTGGTAGTGTATCATCATGCGAACAAATAAAAcggaacatttttttctttgtcactttaaagaATTTATGTTTATTGATTTGGCATATCTTAAAAAGTGTGGGGGGCGGGAGAAAATGGAAGTGTGGGGAGGGGAGAGGGTGCAACCACATGACGCTGAATGGATCGCTGTGATTATACCCAAGGCATAATCCACTGATGCATGTTTCACTGTACAGTAATCTACCTCACAGACTGCTAATTTACACCATGCAAATACATACCGCATCGTTTCAACTACACCTCCCCTTTAGTCCAACACTGAGCTCCACCACGCACCAGAAAGCAGTTGCTCGAATGTCACTCTTTTACCTGCTCCACAAGGCTCGTAATTacgtttaaatatatatatatatatgtatatatagaatTTATTTTATCTGTAAAAAGCCATTCTGGGCTTTGCTTGGGCTGAATTGGGCTCGTGTTTCACTTCCCCCGCAGTATCGTTCACACTTCCCCACCAGTGAAATCTGAAACTAGCAGCCTATCCCCCCACCACCAGTGACATCAAttgttgcttttattattttttaatttgatttaatttgtatTATGTATGCAGTAATATAAGGTCCTTAAAATGAGtaagcagcaacagcagcacagaataAGCAATATGGAGAAATGGTCACAGCGACCTGGATAGGGAGGGAGAAACAGCAATAATacttaaagaaaatgaaaatatatgtaaaaaaaaaaaaataataataataagatgtgCAGAAGTTAAAGCATTACAGCAAACAACGTTACAGTATGGAACGATTAGCAaggattaacaaaaaaataagaagtTAGTACACTTGTCAAGGTGGCAAGGTTAGACGCCAGCTGAGTTTGTTTTACGATGGCTGGAGATAAATCCCATATTTGATGGacaaaacaaagtcagaagcttGATACGTTGCTCTGCCTCGTACGGTTCTTCCATGCTATCCTGTGAGACAGGCTCTTAAGAAAGAAGAGAGGGTGGAAATGGGTGGTTTGCGTATTTCACCCAAAGTCTGATGGGGGTCTTTTAGCTGGGTGGGCAGTCCACTGGTAGTGTCCCTTCAAGGTCAGGCCCTCTGGTCGTCTGCAGCTTCCCCGGCTATCGGCACGATGCCTCAACAGCTGCAGCTGTCGCTGGCGGAGGGGGGCTTGTCATCCCTCAGTTTGATCTGGTCTGGGAAATCGTAGGTCTCCACCTCGGACTCCTACAGTGAAGCAGGTTTAACGGTTTAAAGCCCAtttgacataaatgtaaaatatgcctAAAGCAACTTGCAGATAATCTGTACAGAGTTACGAGTAAAGCCCCTTAACTCTCCACTGCTGAGACCAAGGTTGCCTGGAATAATTAAAGAGACATAGTGGAAGCCATATTCTGAAATCTGTAGTTCTCGTCTTCTTAAATTTCTTTTatcattttgctttttaatggccgaagaaaagaaaacaatacaataataattgATAATTGAGCAACGCATAATAGAAGGTTTTCTCCCACTACAAGAGCCAACCATGCTATTTTACTCGAAACCTGCATGCTGTGGTCAATCGTCACATTCTGCTGATTGAATTTTCTCGGGAGGTGGCCCACAGTCTCCTCTTTAAAGCGCATCAGTACATTTATAAATGGATGAACGGGCCTCGGAAGATCAGGGGGGAGGAAAAACGATACAGAACTCAACCAGCGCAGCAAACAACCGGGGTTAAACAGTCGAGTCCTTACATCCAGTCAATtaagaaataagtgaaaacagcCCGGGGCCACGGTGTCCCCACGTCCTCCATGTCCCGCACAGAGTAGCAGACTTAAAGCACCCAGAgccgaaaagaaaaaaaagaaaaagagtcgGGACAAAAACTCATTTGTGCGAACATGATCTACCCTCTTCCCCGGTCCTGTGACCACTGGAACTGTTTATCATAACAATCACCGATCATTCTTGGCTGGTCGTTTTACATTAAAGTATTCTCATCTTAACCCAGTAAAACGTATGCTCACGTATTCCTTTTGCCATATTGACCGTATGTGATTTGTTTCGTATGTGCAGTCATATAATCAGATGTACACGTAAATGGACTGGGGGCATTGGGGGTCTAGtagttaaggaatcggccctgtaatcagaaggttgccggttcgaatcccgttccgccaaggtgccactgagcaaaagtccccacacactgctccctgggcgcctgtcatggctgcccactgttcactcagagtgatgggttaaatgcagaggacaaatttcactgtgtgtgaaatttgtcctctagtCGGTCCTCTAGTCGTGTTAAAAGGAACAACGGTGGTTCCCGTACCTGCTTGAGTGCATCTCGGGCGATCGTCTGGAAGGCCTGGTCCACGTTGATGGCCTCTTTGGCACTGGTCTCAAAATAAGGGATGTTATTTTTGCTCTGACACCAGGCCTGGGCCCGTTTGGTTGTCACCTGTTACGTTAAATACATGGAAACCGTGAATATAATATGTACTGTatacatattattaaaaatataaagtttACCCGCAGACCTGTCTATTCTCCAGATCAATCTTGTTCCCAAGCACTACAAAGGGAAAGTTCTCCGGGTCCCGAGGGCTGGCCTGGATCAGGAACTCATCCCGCCAGCTATCCAGCGTCTTGAAGGTGTTCGGCGCGGTCACGTCATACACGAGAACGCAGCAGTCCGCCCCGCGGTAGAACGCCACACCGAGCGACTGAAAGCGCTCCTGTCCGGCCGTGTCCCAAATCTGAGATGCAACGAGGCACAACTGAGACTGTGACGGTTCCCGTGTCGAGAACGTGCCGTGACGCGCCGTGTGACACCACAAACCTGCATCGTGACAAGCCGGTCATCCACCATCACTTCTTTCGTCAAGAAATCAGCTCCGATCGTTGCCTTATACTGATTACTAAACTTCTTGTTCACATACTGGTTCATCAGAGATGTTTTGCCCACTCTGAAAACGACAgagcagaagcagaagcagaGGCCGTGAAGGCCAATCATTAAGAAATCGAGCCAATTAAGGAAGGACAGCAGCGGCCATCGGGAACCAACATTCTGCAGACGTCCTGACGTGTCACAACTCACCCGGAGTCTCCCAGGATGATCACCTTCAGCAAAACCTTCTTTCGGGAGGCCATGGCGCAGCCGCGAAACCTGCACGAAACCCACAGCGTTCTTAAAAGCAGGACACGCGGAACAAAAACGGCCCCACGCACCGCGGCAGCGTCGATAAAAGCCCCTGCGAGCCGTAGTTCTGGCTCCGTGCTGGCGGTTCGACCGGTTCTGGTGGAAAATATCCGCATACCGCTCGGCTTAGCCGGCTAGCCGACCAGCTAACGCGCG comes from Denticeps clupeoides chromosome 11, fDenClu1.1, whole genome shotgun sequence and encodes:
- the LOC114799848 gene encoding ras-related protein rab7-like, with product MASRKKVLLKVIILGDSGVGKTSLMNQYVNKKFSNQYKATIGADFLTKEVMVDDRLVTMQIWDTAGQERFQSLGVAFYRGADCCVLVYDVTAPNTFKTLDSWRDEFLIQASPRDPENFPFVVLGNKIDLENRQVTTKRAQAWCQSKNNIPYFETSAKEAINVDQAFQTIARDALKQESEVETYDFPDQIKLRDDKPPSASDSCSC
- the LOC114799849 gene encoding ubiquitin-like protein 4A-B translates to MILTVKPLQGKECSVQVTEDEKVSQVKQLVSEHLNIPPNQQRLLYKGKALADEHRLSDYSIGHEAKLNLVIRPASEKSAGMGVTGGGSGSGAGVWHSLSTVLAKHFSPADAAKVQEQLIKDYERSLRQLSLDDIERLAGRMLHPEAEGMDTSFMD